CTGCACCTAATTGACTACGCACTGTAATTTTCCCTCCATACGATTCCACAATCGAACGGGTAATGGCAAGGCCGAGACCCGCGCCTCCTTGTTTTCTAGAACGGGAAGAGCTTGTGCGATAGAAGCGTTCAAAGATATGAGGGAGATGCTCCGGTTCAATTCCTGAGCCGTTATCTTTGACGGTTAACTCGGCTTTATGCTGAGCGGCATACAACGAAATACTGATGGTTCCCCGATCTGAATCGGTGTGCTGTACTGCATTGTGGAACAGATTGAGTACAACCTGTTTCAGTTTGTGAGCATCGGCCATTACATGAACTTCAGCGGTCAGGTCGAGATGAACCTGTCTTTCCTGAGCCATCATGATCAACTGTGGCTGCATTTCGAGCAGCAGACTGTCAAGTTGGATGACTTCCTGCTCCTGCTGAGGCGCCTGATCCAGCTTGGTCAGCATCAGCAGATCCTCTACAAGTTTGTTAATCCGCACCGATTCACCGTACATGCTGTTCAAAGCGCTATATAATTGCTCGCTGTTGGAAGCTGCGCCGCGCTTGAGCACCTCAATAAATCCGTGAATGGAGGTAAGAGGGGTACGCAGTTCATGGGAAGCATCAGACAGAAAACGCTGCATCTGTTCTTTCGATTCCCGCTCTGCTTCAAACGAGTCTTCAAGCCTCTCGAGCATGCCGTTAAATGAAAGCGCCAGCTGATCCACTTCCTGTTGTCCCTGGACAGAAGGAAGGCGTTCGGCCAGGCTGCCTGCATCGATTCGTTGCACCGTATCTACCATACTGGACAAGGGAATCAGTGTCCGGCGAAGTGCTTTGGCGTATAGAACGAGTCCAGCCACCATAGCCAGCAGGGATAACATCAAGAAGATCAGAAGCTGTTTCACAATCAAATCTTTTAGCGGTTTCGTAGCAGTGCCCATCTGCACCATGGGTAAGCCGCGATTACGCGGTCCAGGCGAGGAGAAGACGATTAGCTGCTCATTGCCCTGGTTATCCGTTACAATCCGGTACGGAACATGTTGTTTATCGTTGATCCGATCTGTAATGTTCTGATATTCAACTGATGTCAAGCGAGGAGCGATCAGACCGTCTTCACCAAAAATGTCCTCGAAGCCACTTTGATTATCAAATAAGGCGAGTGAACGATCAGGAATGTATAAGAAACGATTGCCTGATCCTCTTGGATCTGATCCAGATTGCCCACCAAAAGGATTGTTCGTCGCACCACTTCGTGAAGACGATCCGAGCCACACAGGAGGCATGGACATGAGCTGCTCTTCCATGGTTTTCGCCTGGTTGCGATACAGAAAGCTTTCCATAATCCAGAATTGAAGAATGCCAATTAACAATAACAGAGCAGCCATAATAAACAGGGATCGCGCGAGTAATTGAGAGCGGAGCGAATGTGGCGATATCCATTGATGAAGCCATGTCCAAAAATGTTTATCTTTCTTTAATAAAGAGGTCATTAGAGATCCACCCTGTATCCGACACCTCGAAGTGTACGAATGAGCTTATGTTCTTTATCCCCCAGTTTGTCACGCAAGGAGCGGACGTACACCTCCACAATATTCTCTTCTCCACCAAAATCGTATCCCCACACGCGGTTCAGAATGGTCGCTTTACTCAGGACAATGCCATGATTAAGCACGATGAATTTTAATAGTTCATATTCGGTTGGAGATAACTCCAGAATCTGATCGTGATAGGTAATCTCTTTGCGTTGATCATCAATTCGGAATGGACCATGAGTCACTGCCCCTATTAATAAAGGAAACTGATTACGCAGCCTTGCCTGAATCCGTGCAAGCAGTTCATCGAACGCAAAAGGCTTAATCATATAATCGTCAGCACCAAGCCATAGGCCTTTTACCCGATTCTCGACTTCATCTTTGGCTGTCAGCATGATCACCCCGACCTGAGCCCCGCTCTTGCGCAGACGCTCAACAACCTCAAACCCATCCATCTCGGGCATCATGACATCCAGAATGGCCATATGTGGACGAAAGTCTAGTGCCAATTCAAGCGCAGCGGCTCCATCCGGGGCCGTACGTACGTCAAATCCTTCGTTGCTTAGCCCAAGCTCCAGAAATTGCAAAATATGTGGTTCATCATCTGCCAATAGTATTTTAATGCCAGTACTTAGCTTCATAAGCAGGCGTTCCCTCCCGTTAAATCCATCGATTACATACCCTCAAATCTAGAGGTCTATATGCTGTATTATCGCTCGCCAAACTGAAAATTAGCTGAAAAGTTTGCAAGTTATCCTCAGGCAACATTCAGCGGGCACTCATCCCAGTTTTACTTTGGCATGTCACAATAGTAGACATGAAGAACTTGAAGGAGTGATTGAGATTGAATAACGCCAAACGAAGGATTGACCTTGTCCTTCTGCCGATTGTTTTACTGGCGGCATTTCTGAACGGGTATGGCATCTGGAACGACCAATATGCCAATTCCTATTATACGACCGCCGTCGGGAGCATGCTGAGAAATTTCCATAACTTTTTCTACGCATCGCTTGACTCGGCTGGTTCGGTAACCGTAGACAAACCACCGGTTGTCTTCTGGATTCAAACCGCTTTTGCTTACGTATTTGGATTACATGGATGGAGTGTTATTTTACCGCAAGCGTTAGCGGGGATCGGTTCGGTGCTGCTGATATATTTCATGGTCAAGCCTACATTTGGTCTTGCCGCGGCGCGAATCTCGGCACTTGCGATGGCGACTGTTCCTGTTGTGGCAGCGGTCAGTCGTACCAACAATATTGACAGCATGTTGGTATTCACGTTGCTGCTGGGTTCATGGTTTTTGTTCAAGGGAAGCAAGCAAGGTAGTACGTGGCGCATCCTGGTTGCCTTTGCACTCATTGGACTTGCTTTTAATATGAAAATGCTGCAAGCCTACATGATTCTTCCGGCTTTCTACTTGTTCTATCTGCTTGCATTCAATGCAAAGTGGAGAAGAAAAATCATCCTGCTGATCGGAAGTACGGCAGTGCTGGCAGTTGTTTCCTTATCCTGGGCAGTTACCGTGGATTCTATACCGACAGATGAACGGCCTTATATCGGCAGCAGTGAAACCAATTCGGTGCTGGAGCTGGCTTTTGGATATAACGGCTTATCCCGTCTCACGGGACAACAGAACAGATCAGCGAATGCAGGCATGCCAAACGCCTCTGATGAAGGCAAGGTCCGTGGCAACGCAACTTCCCAGACATCAGCATCCGATCAGTCGGGCAGCGGCTCGGCTCCAACAGTCAATGCACCGGGAAATGGTGAAATGGGTGGCATGAACGGAATGACTTTCCCGGGCGGTCAGATGCCAAACGGTGGCGAGATGCCTAATGGAAGGAATTTCGGAGGCGGTAATGGCGGCGGTGGAGGCATGGGTGGCATGTTTGGTACAGGGGAAAAAGGTCCTCTGCGCTTATTCCAGACCGAACTGTCCGGCCAGGCCAGTTGGCTTTTGCCGATGGTATTACTTGGCTGCATCGCGATTTTTGCAGGATTAAGACGGAGAAATATAACAGATAAGCACAAGGAAGCTTTGTTCTGGCTGGTCTGGCTGCTTCCGGTAGCTGCTTTCTTTAGTGTAGCTGGTTTTTTCCATCAATATTATCTGATTATGCTCGCACCTCCTGTAGCGGCATTAACCGGAGCAGGATTTGCAGCCATGTGGACGGCGTATCGTGAACGCAATGGCTGGCAAGCCTGGCTGCTTCCGATATCCGTACTGCTTACGACCATCTTCGGCTGGTACATCATGCAGGTGTATAACGAAACGATCGGGGCAGCTTGGTCCATAAGTGAATTGATCGCAGGCATTCTGATCACGGTTATTCTGATTGTGATGCTTAATCGTTCACACCCCTGGAAAAAGGGTTTGATTATCGCAGGCTTCATGGTCATGCTGATCGGTCCGACCTATTGGGCATTTACCCCTATCACATATGGAGGTAACAGCATGATTCCGGCAGCTGGACCTACAGGTTCCAATGGGATGTTCGGTGGAATGGGCATGGCGATGGGAGATAGACAAGGTGATCGCATTGGTGGCGATATGGTTCTGCCGAACGCATCAAATGACACCGACACCGATCAGGCTTTCCCATCATCCGATGAAGCTGACCCGAATAATGCGGGCATGGGAACACCTCCGAATTCAGAAGGAAACATGAATGGTGGAGGAGGAATGCCTACGACAGGTGGTCGAGGTGGAGCGGGAAACCGCAACGAAGAAGTGGACACCACAACACTGAATTATCTGAGAGAGCATAACACAGGTGAAACCTATCTCTTCGCAACGACGGACTATAACCAGGCAGCTCCATATATCATCGATGAGAATGAAGCAGTCATTACGCTTGGGGGGTTCTCGGGCTCAGATCCGGTGTATACCACGGAAAAACTGGAACAACTTGTGAAGAGTGGACAAGTGAAATACTTCATGGTAGGTGGCATGGGCGGCCGAGGTGGAAGTTCTGATATCGGTGACTGGATCAAGGAGCATGGTACCGAAATTCCAACGTCAGAGTGGAAGACAGGTACGGACAGCGGTTCCGGTTTCGGTGGTCAAACCACTTTATATGAAGTGAAATTATAAGCGTGATCGATTGGTATAAGGGAGGGAACGAACATGGCTCAAAAGTGCCGTTACAGCATTATCATTCCGATGTATAACGAAGAAGCGGTGATTGAGGAGACTTATCGGCGTCTGAAAAAAGTGATGGGCAGTACGGGAGAAAGCTACGAGCTGCTGTTTGTCAATGACGGTAGCGTGGACCAAAGTGCACAGATGATTCGTGACTACGCCCGTTGGGACGAGAGTGTGAAGCTGATTGATTTTGCACGCAACTTCGGTCACCAGATCGCGATTACAGCAGGGATGGATTATGCAGCAGGCGATGCGGTCGTCATTATTGATGCGGATCTTCAGGACCCTCCCGAGCTGATATTGGACATGATCGCCAAGTGGAAAGAGGGCTATGAGGTTGTCTATGCCCGTCGGACCAGACGAAGCGGGGAGACCCGCTTCAAGAAATGGTCGGCAAGCCTGTTCTACCGCGTACTGCGTGCGTCGACGGATACGGATATTCCAGTGGATACCGGCGATTTTCGTCTGATTGATCGCAAGGTATGTGATGAGATGAAACGTCTTCCGGAAAAAAATCGATTTGTTCGCGGACTGGTCAGTTGGGTGGGGTTCCGTCAGACGGCCATTGAGTACGAACGGGATGAACGTTTAGCAGGGGAGACCAAATACCCGCTGAAACGCATGTTGAAGCTGAGTCTGGACGGCATTACCTCATTCTCACACAAACCACTCAAGCTGGCAGGTTACGTAGGAGCTGTTCTATCCATCGGCGGTTTCATCTATATGCTAAGTGTCATCGCTTCAGCGATATTTACAGATTCAACGATCAAAGGATGGCCTTCAATGGTCAGCATCATGCTGATCTTTAACGGCTTCATTCTGATCATGCTGGGCATTCTTGGCGAGTATGTTGGCCGAATCTATGATGAAACGAAGGCGCGCCCGCTATATATCGTAAGAGATGTGTATCAGGTGGAAAGTCAGTCGAGTCAGTCACGGTTAACGGGCAGAGTTGCTCATCATGACTAATCGTTTGGTCACTATATTTAAGTTTGGAATTGTGGGTGTCCTGAATACGGCGGTGGATGCAATGGTATTCACGTTGCTCGCTGCCGCAGGCGCACCTGCTCTAATTGCTCAGGTGATCTCGTATAGCTGTGGGGTCGTGAACAGTTACTGGTGGAACGGCAGGTGGACCTTCCAGGATGCGGGAAGACAGGGCAAAAAAAACGAAATCATGCGTTTTGTAATCACCAATCTGGTGGTACTGTCTTTATCCTCCCTGATTTTGTATATCTGCAATAGCACATTAGGTTGGAGTGTTGTAATGAGTAAAATACTGGCAACTCTCTCAGGCATGGTTATAAACTATATTGCCAGTCGGTATTGGGTGTTCCGGGCAGAGCCCGTTCAAGGATCTGATCCTTCATCTGATGCTAATGAAAGGAGTGTTTCATGATATGAGAATTAAAAAAGCAGTCATTCCGGCAGCGGGGCTTGGCACCCGATTTTTGCCAGCAACCAAGGCTCAACCCAAAGAAATGCTGCCGATAGTGGACAAACCAGCCATCCAATACATTGTGGAAGAAGCGGTACAATCGGGCATTGAAAATATCATTATCGTAACCGGTCGCAATAAAAAATCGATCGAGGATCATTTTGACAAATCGGTTGAATTGGAGCATTCCCTGTATGCCAAAGGCAAGCAAGCTCTATTGGAAGAAGTGCAAGCGATCAGCGAAATGGCGAGTATTCATTTTATCCGTCAAAAAGAACCGCTTGGATTGGGCCATGCGATTGGGTGTGCTCGTCAGTTTGTGGGAGATGATCCGTTCGCCGTACTGCTTGGAGATGATATTATGGTGTCTGATCCTCCGGCGCTCGCACAGATGATTCATTTATATGAAAAGACAGGCAGCCAGATTGTCGGTGTACGGCAAGTGCAGGATGCTGACGTGAGTAAATACGGAATTATCGATTCACAGGGCGCAGAGGATCGGGTTCACCGAATTACCAATCTGGTAGAAAAACCTTCAATGGCAGAAGCACCCTCCCGAACAGCCGTGATGGGACGATACATTCTGAAACCTTCCATCTTTCCAATTCTCGATCAAATCGAGAGAGGGGCTGGAGGGGAATATCAGCTAACGGATGCGCTGAAAGAAGTAAGCCAGGTGGAAGAGCTGCTGGCCCTTGAGCTGGAGGGGCGTCGCTACGATATTGGTGATCAGTTTGGATATATTCAGGCGATCTTGGAGATCGGACTGATGCGTAAGGAATTACAGCCCATGCTGACACCATATCTTCAGAAGCTTGCAACGCAGTGGGGATAGGGATTGATATGTAGCAGAAGTTTATATCTGCTGTAGGACGGAGTCTCCTCTGTGTCATGGTTCTGGCATAGACTCCAGCATTGTACAATGGTGACTGTCACGATACAATGAGCAAGAAGTTCAAGTTGCTCTTTGAGGAGTGAGGAATCATGAGTGAGGCTATCATCAGTGACCTTATTAAGTATATGGACGTGGAGGACAATGCCGCCATTCAATACATTCAGACCGAGCATCGGATGAAACTGGGACTCTTTTGGGGGATCCGGGAAGGCAGCCGCGTTCTGGAAATCGGTTGTGGTCAGGGAGATACAACGGCCGTGCTTGCACATCTGGTGGGGGAGCACGGGTATGTTCATGGTGTAGACATTGCACCAGAGGATTATGGTGCACCACTGACCGTAGGTGAAGCGGCAGCCAAACTGCGGAAATCTCCGCTGGGTGACCGAATTCGAATGGATTATGATTTTGACATTCTAAGTGATCAGGCCCAATTCGGCGAAAATGAGTTTGATGTGATTGTACTTTCCCATTGTTCTTGGTACTTGAAATCATTTGACGAACTCGCCCAGATTCTTAGCAAGGTTAGGAAGTGGGGGCATCAGTTATGTTTCGCCGAATGGGATGCACGAGTTACAGATGTGAGCCAGCTCTCACATTGGTTATCCGTTCTGATTCAGTCCCAGGTCGAATGTTACAAGGAGAACAGCTTCTCCAATGTGCGCACGCTTTTTACACCGGAGGATATTCAAGAGCTTGTCTCTGCGGCGGGCTGGACGATTAAGGAAGAGATTTCGATCCATTCTCCCGAGCTGCAGGACGGTCGCTGGGAAACCGAAATGACACTGGCAGAAGCGCCTATGGAACTGCAGATGCTTCCGATTCCGAATAAGGTAAAATCACTTCTTCTTTCCGAATTGAAATTACTTAGGACTCATCATGTCTCGAGGCCTGGGAGTCCACTGGGAACGTATGCGATTGTTGCCAAAAAGCAGTAAAGAAATAGCCATTTGCAGTAATTTATAAGAAAAACGTCTATCGACGTACTTTCACAGAAGACAGACCGCGTTTTGCTGAAGTTTTTCTTGCGATAATTGAATTGTTCAGCTCCGCTGAAAACGTATAAATTCCATTATCTAAAAAAATGTGTTTACTTCACGATGGTAATTTTGATATTATAATCGCAATATCAAATGCGACGAAGAGATGAGTAGATAAAAGGTTTCTTTTACAGAGAGCTCCGGCAGCTGAAAAGGGGTAAAGAATTTTTTGTTGAATAAAGACTCAGAGCAGCACATCGGAACTTTAAGGCTTGAGGGATGGTGTGACAGGAGCTCCTGTTATAGAGCGAGAGTATATGCGGATGCGGCATAATTGAATGCAGTTATCCTTAACTCGAAGAGGCTGGTATGGCGACATATTGGCGAATCTGGGTGGTACCACGAGTGTAACAATCTCGTCCCTGAGACTTTTGTCTTGGGGATGGGATTTTTTGGTTTTTCCGGGATGTTAGCTACACGCTTTGGAAATGCCTGAATAGTGTTTAATAAGGGGAAACTCACACCGAAAGGAAATGATGATTTTATGTCAGCAAAATTGAAAGTCGGTATCGTCGGAGGAACGGGGATGGTAGGTCAGCGTTTTGTGGATCTGCTCAATGAACACCCATGGTTTGAAGTAACGGCTATTTCAGCAAGTGCTAACTCGGCAGGCAAAACATACGAAGAATCCGTACAAGGCAGATGGAAGCTCGCTGCTGCGATCCCGGAAGCAGTGAAAAACATCGTTGTGCAGGATGCTTCCCAAGTGGAAGCTTTTGCAAGCCAGGTTGATTTTATATTCTGTGCTGTAGATATGAAAAAGAATGAAATTCAAGCGCTCGAAGAGGCTTATGCCAAAACGGGAACTCCGGTTGTTTCCAACAACTCGGCTCACCGCTGGACAGCGGATGTACCCATGGTTATTCCGGAAATTAACCCAGGACATCTGGACGTGATTGAAGCTCAACGCAAACGTCTCGGAACCAAAACCGGATTCATCGCAGTTAAACCAAACTGCTCGATTCAGAGCTATGTACCTGCACTTCACGCGTTGCGCGAGTTCAATCCAACTCAAGTGGTGGCTTCCACATACCAAGCGATCTCAGGCGCAGGTAAAAACTTTACCGACTGGCCGGAAATGCTGGATAACGTGATTCCATACATCGGTGGCGAGGAAGAGAAAAGTGAACAGGAGCCGCTGCGCATCTGGGGAAGCATTCAAAATAATGAGATTGTAAAAGCGTCCTCACCATTAATTACAACACAATGTATCCGTGTACCGGTAACAGATGGTCACCTGGCGACAGTATTTGTATCCTTTGAGAAAAAACCATCCAAAGAAGAAATTCTGGACCGTTGGCTGCAATTCAAAGGTCGTCCGCAAGAACTGGGTCTGCCAAGCGCACCGAAACAGTTCATTACGTATTTTGAAGAAGAGAACAGACCACAAACGAAGCTGGATCGTGACATCGAGCGCGGTATGGGCGTTTCAACGGGCAGACTGCGCGAAGACTCCCTATATGATTACAAGTTTGTAGGACTGTCTCACAACACGCTGCGCGGAGCAGCAGGCGGTGCTGTTCTGATCGCTGAATTGCTCAAAGCTGAAGGATATATTCAGCCGAAATAAACAGGCATTGTGGAAATAGGAATAAAAGTAATAGAATATTACTGACAGGCTACCCCTTTTAGTAGACAAGAGTATGAGCATCTGGGAAGATGAATTTATTTTTGTTGAACAGAGGGGTATTTTCATATCAATACATATGAAGCAGGAACACGTGAATCCAATATTCCAGAACAGGAAGGGGATTGTGATGGACGGTCAGCTGGTATTGCGTCGAGTCCGTCTTACAAGTGGTGAAGAGGTGGATGTGGTTATCAATGAAGGCAGGATTGTGAAATTCGCTCCTGGTGGAACGGCAACCGGAGATCGGATATGGGAATCGCCTGGAGCTTACATATCCAGCGGATGGATCGACATGCATGTGCATGCTTTTCCAGAGTTTGATCCTTACGGGGACGACATTGATGAAATCGGTGTAAAACAGGGCGTTACTACGATTGTGGACGCAGGCAGCTGCGGTGCTGATCGAATTGGCGATCTGGCGATAAGCACTCATAAGGCGGCTACCCGGGTGTTTGCCTTTTTGAACATATCTTGCCTCGGCTTACTGCGTACTGACGAATTGTCGAATCTGGACTGGATTGATCGGGACAAGCTGTTACAGGCTACCCGGGCATATTCTGAATTCATCGTGGGATTAAAAGCAAGAATCAGTGGGAGTGTGGTTGGCAAAAGCGGACTGCGGCCGCTGTATTTGGCAAGAGAGTTTTCGCAGGAAACAGGCCTGCCGCTTATGGTTCACATTGGATCAGCCCCACCTGATATTCGTGAGGTCATGCCGCTCTTACAGGGTGGTGATGTGGTCACTCACTATTTGAATGGAAAAAACAATAATTTGTTCGATGATAGAGGCGCGCCGCTGGATGTATTGAACGATGCCATCAAGCGCGGTGTGCATTTGGATGTGGGACATGGGACTGCGAGTTTTTCATTTCAGGTTGCAGAAGCTGCCAAGAAGCATGGCATTGACCCGGATACGATCAGTACGGATATTTACAGGGGCAATCGTCTGAACGGTCCGGTCTACAGCATGGCTAATCTGTTAAGTAAGTTTCTGGCCCTTGGCTACTCGTTGAACGAGACGATAGATCGGGTGACCGTACGGGCAGCAGAGTGGCTGGGCAGACCGCAGCTGGGGAGGATTCAAGCAGGTGATGAAGCCAATTTGACTCTTTTCCAAGTAGTAGACAAGCCTGTAACGCTTGTGGACTCCGAGGGAGTAAATAAGATAGGCAGCCGTCAAATTGAAGTAAAAGGAGTGATTGTGGGTGACCAATTCATTGAATGTTAAATATGGACTGAAACGTGTTATCAACGCCAGCGGGCGGATGAGTATCCTCGGCGTATCTGCACCGACGGACACAGTCATGGATGCCATGAAGCAAGGCGGGCAGAGTTATGTGGAGATCGCAGATCTTGTAGACAAATCAGGGGACTATGTATCCCGTCTAATCGGTGCCGAAGCGGCCGTTGTTGTCAATTCCGCTTCTAGTGGCATCGCGCTCGCCGTAGCTGCCATGGTAACAAAGGGCAACCGCCACGAAAGTTTGAAGCTACATCAGGAAGTCATTACGAACAATGAAATTGTTATGTTGAAAGGCCACAATGTACAATACGGAGCTCCCGTGGAGACGATGGTTTACCTTGGTGGTGGGAAGCTGATCGAAGCCGGATATGCCAATGAAGGTCGGGCGGAGCATATCGCGGATGCGGTTTCAGACAAAACGGCTGCGATCCTATACGTCAAATCCCATCATGCGGTACAGAAAAACATGATTTCCATAGAGGAAGCCTGGCAGGTTGCCCAGAAGTGTGAGGTACCCCTCATTGTTGATGCGGCTGCGGAAGAGGACCTGCACAAATATGTGAAGTATTCGGATTTAGCCATATACAGCGGCTCCAAGGCCATTGAAGGCCCAACTTCCGGCATTGTGGCAGGTAAACGAACCTATATCGAATGGTTGAAGGTTCAGCTTCACGGGATTGGGCGCAGCATGAAAGTTGGTAAAGAAACTACGTTTGGCCTGCTTCAGGCTTTGGATGAATATGCAGTCAAAGCTGACCATAGTGAGCAGGAAAAGGCTTCCTTGCAGGAGTTAATGTCACTCAATCAGATAGCCGGGATTCAGGTATCGATTGTCCAGGACGAAGCGGGCCGAGCGATTTACAGGGGGCGCATCCAGGTCGACGAAGCGAAGGCGGGGATCAGTGCCAAACAGCTTAATGAGGAGCTGAGAGGCGGTCCTATCGCCATTTATACTCGTGATTATGGCGTAAGGCAAGGTTATTTCGATATCGATCCCCGTCCCTTGATGGGGGATGACATGCGGGTCATTGAAGATCGAATTCGACAATTGACAGGAGGAGAAG
This window of the Paenibacillus marchantiae genome carries:
- a CDS encoding sensor histidine kinase codes for the protein MTSLLKKDKHFWTWLHQWISPHSLRSQLLARSLFIMAALLLLIGILQFWIMESFLYRNQAKTMEEQLMSMPPVWLGSSSRSGATNNPFGGQSGSDPRGSGNRFLYIPDRSLALFDNQSGFEDIFGEDGLIAPRLTSVEYQNITDRINDKQHVPYRIVTDNQGNEQLIVFSSPGPRNRGLPMVQMGTATKPLKDLIVKQLLIFLMLSLLAMVAGLVLYAKALRRTLIPLSSMVDTVQRIDAGSLAERLPSVQGQQEVDQLALSFNGMLERLEDSFEAERESKEQMQRFLSDASHELRTPLTSIHGFIEVLKRGAASNSEQLYSALNSMYGESVRINKLVEDLLMLTKLDQAPQQEQEVIQLDSLLLEMQPQLIMMAQERQVHLDLTAEVHVMADAHKLKQVVLNLFHNAVQHTDSDRGTISISLYAAQHKAELTVKDNGSGIEPEHLPHIFERFYRTSSSRSRKQGGAGLGLAITRSIVESYGGKITVRSQLGAGTEFTILLPLVKSEALG
- a CDS encoding response regulator transcription factor; its protein translation is MKLSTGIKILLADDEPHILQFLELGLSNEGFDVRTAPDGAAALELALDFRPHMAILDVMMPEMDGFEVVERLRKSGAQVGVIMLTAKDEVENRVKGLWLGADDYMIKPFAFDELLARIQARLRNQFPLLIGAVTHGPFRIDDQRKEITYHDQILELSPTEYELLKFIVLNHGIVLSKATILNRVWGYDFGGEENIVEVYVRSLRDKLGDKEHKLIRTLRGVGYRVDL
- a CDS encoding ArnT family glycosyltransferase, producing the protein MNNAKRRIDLVLLPIVLLAAFLNGYGIWNDQYANSYYTTAVGSMLRNFHNFFYASLDSAGSVTVDKPPVVFWIQTAFAYVFGLHGWSVILPQALAGIGSVLLIYFMVKPTFGLAAARISALAMATVPVVAAVSRTNNIDSMLVFTLLLGSWFLFKGSKQGSTWRILVAFALIGLAFNMKMLQAYMILPAFYLFYLLAFNAKWRRKIILLIGSTAVLAVVSLSWAVTVDSIPTDERPYIGSSETNSVLELAFGYNGLSRLTGQQNRSANAGMPNASDEGKVRGNATSQTSASDQSGSGSAPTVNAPGNGEMGGMNGMTFPGGQMPNGGEMPNGRNFGGGNGGGGGMGGMFGTGEKGPLRLFQTELSGQASWLLPMVLLGCIAIFAGLRRRNITDKHKEALFWLVWLLPVAAFFSVAGFFHQYYLIMLAPPVAALTGAGFAAMWTAYRERNGWQAWLLPISVLLTTIFGWYIMQVYNETIGAAWSISELIAGILITVILIVMLNRSHPWKKGLIIAGFMVMLIGPTYWAFTPITYGGNSMIPAAGPTGSNGMFGGMGMAMGDRQGDRIGGDMVLPNASNDTDTDQAFPSSDEADPNNAGMGTPPNSEGNMNGGGGMPTTGGRGGAGNRNEEVDTTTLNYLREHNTGETYLFATTDYNQAAPYIIDENEAVITLGGFSGSDPVYTTEKLEQLVKSGQVKYFMVGGMGGRGGSSDIGDWIKEHGTEIPTSEWKTGTDSGSGFGGQTTLYEVKL
- a CDS encoding glycosyltransferase family 2 protein; translated protein: MAQKCRYSIIIPMYNEEAVIEETYRRLKKVMGSTGESYELLFVNDGSVDQSAQMIRDYARWDESVKLIDFARNFGHQIAITAGMDYAAGDAVVIIDADLQDPPELILDMIAKWKEGYEVVYARRTRRSGETRFKKWSASLFYRVLRASTDTDIPVDTGDFRLIDRKVCDEMKRLPEKNRFVRGLVSWVGFRQTAIEYERDERLAGETKYPLKRMLKLSLDGITSFSHKPLKLAGYVGAVLSIGGFIYMLSVIASAIFTDSTIKGWPSMVSIMLIFNGFILIMLGILGEYVGRIYDETKARPLYIVRDVYQVESQSSQSRLTGRVAHHD
- a CDS encoding GtrA family protein → MTNRLVTIFKFGIVGVLNTAVDAMVFTLLAAAGAPALIAQVISYSCGVVNSYWWNGRWTFQDAGRQGKKNEIMRFVITNLVVLSLSSLILYICNSTLGWSVVMSKILATLSGMVINYIASRYWVFRAEPVQGSDPSSDANERSVS
- the galU gene encoding UTP--glucose-1-phosphate uridylyltransferase GalU, translating into MRIKKAVIPAAGLGTRFLPATKAQPKEMLPIVDKPAIQYIVEEAVQSGIENIIIVTGRNKKSIEDHFDKSVELEHSLYAKGKQALLEEVQAISEMASIHFIRQKEPLGLGHAIGCARQFVGDDPFAVLLGDDIMVSDPPALAQMIHLYEKTGSQIVGVRQVQDADVSKYGIIDSQGAEDRVHRITNLVEKPSMAEAPSRTAVMGRYILKPSIFPILDQIERGAGGEYQLTDALKEVSQVEELLALELEGRRYDIGDQFGYIQAILEIGLMRKELQPMLTPYLQKLATQWG
- a CDS encoding class I SAM-dependent methyltransferase, which produces MSEAIISDLIKYMDVEDNAAIQYIQTEHRMKLGLFWGIREGSRVLEIGCGQGDTTAVLAHLVGEHGYVHGVDIAPEDYGAPLTVGEAAAKLRKSPLGDRIRMDYDFDILSDQAQFGENEFDVIVLSHCSWYLKSFDELAQILSKVRKWGHQLCFAEWDARVTDVSQLSHWLSVLIQSQVECYKENSFSNVRTLFTPEDIQELVSAAGWTIKEEISIHSPELQDGRWETEMTLAEAPMELQMLPIPNKVKSLLLSELKLLRTHHVSRPGSPLGTYAIVAKKQ
- the asd gene encoding aspartate-semialdehyde dehydrogenase — protein: MSAKLKVGIVGGTGMVGQRFVDLLNEHPWFEVTAISASANSAGKTYEESVQGRWKLAAAIPEAVKNIVVQDASQVEAFASQVDFIFCAVDMKKNEIQALEEAYAKTGTPVVSNNSAHRWTADVPMVIPEINPGHLDVIEAQRKRLGTKTGFIAVKPNCSIQSYVPALHALREFNPTQVVASTYQAISGAGKNFTDWPEMLDNVIPYIGGEEEKSEQEPLRIWGSIQNNEIVKASSPLITTQCIRVPVTDGHLATVFVSFEKKPSKEEILDRWLQFKGRPQELGLPSAPKQFITYFEEENRPQTKLDRDIERGMGVSTGRLREDSLYDYKFVGLSHNTLRGAAGGAVLIAELLKAEGYIQPK
- a CDS encoding amidohydrolase/deacetylase family metallohydrolase, which codes for MDGQLVLRRVRLTSGEEVDVVINEGRIVKFAPGGTATGDRIWESPGAYISSGWIDMHVHAFPEFDPYGDDIDEIGVKQGVTTIVDAGSCGADRIGDLAISTHKAATRVFAFLNISCLGLLRTDELSNLDWIDRDKLLQATRAYSEFIVGLKARISGSVVGKSGLRPLYLAREFSQETGLPLMVHIGSAPPDIREVMPLLQGGDVVTHYLNGKNNNLFDDRGAPLDVLNDAIKRGVHLDVGHGTASFSFQVAEAAKKHGIDPDTISTDIYRGNRLNGPVYSMANLLSKFLALGYSLNETIDRVTVRAAEWLGRPQLGRIQAGDEANLTLFQVVDKPVTLVDSEGVNKIGSRQIEVKGVIVGDQFIEC